In Aliivibrio wodanis, a genomic segment contains:
- a CDS encoding methyl-accepting chemotaxis protein, producing MTFSVKTKVATTFGLIMILLSIMLVVFATQGLVEEKKKSLTIQSKQAIESISALSEAWVENKKQELNTIQAFLSEPGMTSHMIRNALKYAMNDTSLQNAYVGFDTGRFLLDDLEAENGAKSAGYDPRTRNWYQAALGAGKPILLNPYVTTDVSKRVVVTMAMPYSNRGAVRGVLGIDTTVSHLQTLMRKVPVPDNSQVMMIDGQGKILAHTVDGYQLKDVDVFSPKLHAMLGKEDNIRTDILGHDSYVITVPMLEEWTMMIVLDHNSIVAPLRDRIINLILFALGVIVAGSIFVIWMSARLIRPLESVDEMLAKAAEGKGDLTITLPVGSKDEVGSICTSFNSFNFTLRGMMTDLTDNMVEVTSTSHSVKDIANEAAKNVESQQIEIEKVSTAVHEMNAAAAEIAQSISRTSEASENAESFIREGFQEVQSTSENIKLLANKVDISSDMVEQLSVKTGQINSIVDVINTIAEQTNLLALNAAIEAARAGESGRGFAVVADEVRNLATKTQSSTEEIRKTIEGLQADAKGLVFAMEENKGMTENTVNQAEVASKKLTLVVKAIQEINDMSAQIASASEEQHIVSADIGKNIESIHELSREVTTQARDTDLASNKLEMVVSQAEANLAKFKI from the coding sequence ATGACATTTAGTGTTAAAACAAAAGTCGCGACCACTTTTGGTCTAATTATGATTTTGTTATCTATTATGCTAGTTGTTTTTGCAACTCAAGGCTTAGTAGAAGAAAAAAAGAAAAGTTTAACTATTCAATCTAAACAAGCGATTGAATCAATTTCTGCATTATCAGAAGCTTGGGTTGAAAATAAAAAACAAGAGTTAAATACCATACAAGCATTTTTATCAGAGCCTGGCATGACAAGCCACATGATCCGTAATGCATTAAAATATGCAATGAATGATACTTCATTACAAAATGCGTATGTTGGTTTTGATACTGGTCGTTTTTTACTTGATGATTTAGAGGCAGAAAATGGCGCTAAGTCTGCAGGCTATGACCCAAGAACTCGAAATTGGTATCAAGCAGCGTTAGGTGCAGGTAAACCAATATTGCTTAATCCCTATGTGACTACTGATGTAAGTAAACGAGTGGTGGTTACAATGGCGATGCCTTACTCTAATCGTGGGGCTGTTCGTGGTGTGTTAGGGATTGATACGACAGTATCTCATCTTCAGACGTTAATGAGAAAAGTACCTGTACCAGACAACTCACAAGTAATGATGATTGATGGGCAGGGTAAAATATTAGCGCATACAGTCGATGGATATCAATTGAAAGATGTTGATGTTTTTTCACCTAAATTACATGCTATGTTAGGTAAAGAAGATAATATTCGTACCGATATATTGGGTCACGATTCTTATGTTATTACTGTTCCAATGCTAGAAGAGTGGACTATGATGATAGTGTTGGATCATAACTCTATTGTTGCTCCCTTACGTGACCGTATTATTAACTTAATTTTGTTTGCTCTTGGAGTTATTGTTGCGGGGTCTATCTTTGTTATTTGGATGTCTGCTCGTTTAATTAGACCGTTAGAATCAGTAGATGAGATGTTGGCTAAAGCTGCTGAAGGTAAGGGAGATTTAACTATTACTTTACCTGTAGGCTCTAAAGATGAAGTCGGTTCTATTTGTACAAGCTTTAATTCTTTTAATTTCACGTTAAGAGGAATGATGACAGATTTGACCGATAATATGGTTGAAGTTACCTCTACATCACATTCTGTGAAAGATATAGCGAACGAAGCAGCTAAGAATGTAGAAAGCCAACAGATTGAGATAGAGAAAGTATCAACCGCGGTACATGAAATGAATGCAGCAGCAGCTGAAATTGCCCAAAGTATATCTCGTACTTCTGAAGCGTCAGAAAATGCAGAGTCTTTTATTCGTGAAGGATTTCAAGAAGTACAGTCAACCTCTGAAAATATTAAGCTTTTAGCAAATAAAGTAGATATATCATCAGATATGGTTGAACAGTTAAGTGTCAAAACAGGACAAATTAATAGTATTGTTGATGTGATTAACACCATAGCAGAACAGACTAATTTATTAGCATTGAATGCGGCTATTGAAGCAGCTCGTGCGGGTGAATCAGGTCGTGGTTTTGCTGTTGTTGCTGATGAAGTTCGTAATCTTGCAACGAAAACTCAAAGTTCAACAGAAGAAATCAGAAAAACTATTGAAGGCTTACAGGCTGATGCGAAAGGTCTCGTTTTTGCAATGGAAGAAAATAAAGGCATGACTGAGAATACGGTTAATCAGGCAGAGGTTGCCTCTAAAAAGCTGACCTTAGTGGTTAAGGCGATTCAAGAAATTAATGATATGTCAGCACAGATTGCTTCAGCTTCTGAAGAACAGCATATTGTGAGTGCTGATATAGGTAAAAATATTGAGTCTATTCATGAGCTTTCAAGAGAGGTAACGACTCAGGCTCGTGATACTGATTTAGCAAGTAATAAATTAGAGATGGTTGTTAGTCAGGCTGAGGCAAACTTAGCTAAGTTTAAAATATAA
- a CDS encoding ATP-dependent RNA helicase: MPGYPSIILEIGVQLLQFKDLGLDNRLLKNLAHQNIKKPTEIQRKAVPVAMAGKDILASSKTGSGKTLAFVLPMLHKSLKSKSFSKNDPRAVILAPTRELAKQVYTHLRSMLGGLSYDATLITGGENFNDQVNALRKFPKFIVATPGRLADHLEHQSLFLNGLETLILDEADRMLDLGFAEHLQKIHKAANHRRRQTLMFSATLDHDAVTQFAGNMLDNPKFVSVGLSTDEHTDITQSFYLCDHLDHKQALLDKIIETEKYFQIMIFTATRADTDRLTDLLNERKLKAVALSGDMNQTARNNIMSQFERRAHKILVTTDVASRGLDLTSVTHVINFDMPKHMEEYVHRVGRTGRAGKKGTAISLVGPKDWESFKRIENFLQKELTFSVFEDLKGKFKGLVPKKKRTFVKKGDTKKTTAKRGSHKPKAAKKRDNSFHTNVAVGDQVFMPKKKPKKLVVDDE; this comes from the coding sequence ATGCCTGGTTATCCATCAATAATACTCGAAATTGGAGTGCAGCTTTTGCAATTTAAAGATTTAGGTTTAGATAATCGCCTATTAAAAAATCTCGCTCATCAGAACATCAAAAAACCAACAGAAATTCAGCGTAAAGCTGTACCTGTTGCGATGGCAGGAAAAGATATTCTTGCATCATCAAAAACAGGTTCAGGTAAAACGTTAGCGTTTGTCTTGCCAATGCTTCATAAATCACTGAAATCAAAATCGTTCTCTAAGAATGATCCTCGTGCAGTGATCTTGGCACCAACGCGTGAATTAGCAAAACAAGTGTATACACATCTACGCAGTATGTTAGGTGGTTTAAGCTATGATGCAACCCTAATTACGGGTGGTGAAAACTTTAATGACCAAGTGAATGCATTGCGTAAATTTCCGAAATTTATCGTAGCAACACCTGGACGTTTAGCTGATCACTTAGAACATCAATCTTTGTTCTTGAATGGTCTAGAAACACTGATCCTTGATGAAGCAGACCGTATGCTTGATCTAGGTTTTGCTGAGCACCTTCAGAAAATCCATAAAGCGGCAAATCACCGTCGTCGTCAAACTCTTATGTTCTCTGCAACATTAGACCATGATGCGGTAACTCAGTTTGCTGGTAATATGCTTGATAATCCTAAGTTTGTTTCTGTTGGTTTGTCAACGGATGAACATACTGATATTACGCAAAGCTTTTACTTGTGTGACCACCTTGATCATAAACAAGCGTTACTAGATAAGATTATTGAAACTGAAAAATACTTTCAAATCATGATCTTTACAGCGACTCGTGCTGATACAGATCGTCTAACGGACCTACTTAATGAGCGTAAGCTTAAAGCGGTAGCACTAAGTGGTGACATGAATCAGACAGCTCGTAATAACATTATGAGCCAATTTGAGCGTCGTGCACATAAAATTCTAGTGACGACAGACGTTGCTTCTCGTGGTCTGGATTTAACGAGTGTAACTCACGTTATTAACTTCGATATGCCAAAACATATGGAAGAATACGTTCACCGTGTTGGTCGTACTGGCCGTGCTGGTAAAAAAGGAACAGCCATTTCTCTCGTTGGTCCAAAAGACTGGGAAAGCTTTAAACGTATAGAAAACTTCCTACAGAAAGAATTAACCTTCTCTGTATTTGAAGATCTAAAAGGCAAATTCAAAGGTCTTGTACCTAAGAAGAAGCGTACGTTTGTTAAGAAAGGCGATACGAAGAAAACGACAGCAAAACGTGGTTCTCATAAACCAAAAGCGGCTAAGAAGCGCGATAATTCATTCCACACTAACGTGGCTGTGGGTGATCAAGTGTTTATGCCGAAGAAGAAACCAAAGAAACTGGTTGTTGACGACGAGTAA
- a CDS encoding UPF0345 protein — MLNVNSYFEDKVKSIGFEQNNKAISVGVMLPGNYTFGTNAAEKMTVVTGALTVKRSTDSDWVTFSAGEDFSVEGSSAFDVKVELETAYLCEYL; from the coding sequence ATGCTAAATGTAAACAGTTATTTTGAAGATAAAGTAAAATCTATTGGATTTGAGCAAAACAATAAAGCCATTTCAGTAGGTGTGATGTTACCGGGTAACTATACCTTTGGTACTAATGCCGCAGAGAAAATGACGGTAGTTACAGGTGCCCTTACCGTTAAGCGCTCAACTGATTCGGACTGGGTGACATTTTCTGCAGGTGAAGATTTCTCTGTTGAAGGAAGTTCAGCATTTGATGTGAAAGTAGAGCTTGAAACTGCTTATCTCTGCGAATATCTATAA
- a CDS encoding putative exported protein encodes MFKALSYTTFVIGLLFSSTAFSASSNTVIVGSTSVSNLLEPFIEEYNQSHKSQINLQSIGSSAGIKMLVDDTVNLAISSRQLSDKEKETLSTTTIAYDAIAIIVHPNNSITSLSADNIWKIYHGDIKNWKEVGGEDKKIAVITRELASGSRFSFEKNLGLTKEINSFTVSDISSNAIVVNGTSMVKSIVARNPHAIGYVSAGSIGDLASLQVVEIDHILPTPSAIIANKYPLSRPFLFVFKGKKLSPQASEFITYMNSESAAKTIQSLGYVK; translated from the coding sequence ATGTTTAAAGCGCTTAGTTACACCACTTTTGTTATCGGTTTACTTTTTAGCTCTACTGCTTTTTCTGCCAGTTCAAATACGGTCATCGTTGGCTCAACTTCAGTTTCTAACTTATTAGAACCGTTTATTGAAGAATACAATCAGTCTCATAAATCTCAAATAAACCTACAAAGTATTGGTTCAAGCGCTGGTATTAAAATGCTGGTTGATGACACCGTTAACTTAGCTATTAGTTCTCGCCAATTATCAGATAAAGAAAAAGAAACATTGAGCACTACAACCATCGCATATGATGCAATTGCCATTATTGTCCACCCAAATAATTCCATCACAAGCTTATCTGCTGATAATATTTGGAAAATTTATCATGGCGATATTAAGAACTGGAAAGAAGTCGGTGGTGAAGATAAGAAAATAGCGGTGATTACCAGAGAGCTCGCTTCTGGTTCACGCTTCTCATTTGAAAAGAATCTGGGATTAACTAAAGAGATAAATTCCTTTACTGTATCAGATATTAGTTCAAATGCGATTGTAGTGAATGGTACGAGCATGGTGAAGAGTATTGTTGCTCGAAACCCTCACGCAATTGGCTATGTTTCTGCTGGTTCTATTGGTGACCTTGCTTCATTACAAGTTGTAGAAATTGATCATATCCTTCCAACGCCAAGTGCTATTATCGCGAACAAATATCCTCTATCTCGCCCTTTCTTATTTGTATTTAAAGGAAAAAAACTTTCACCACAAGCTAGTGAATTTATAACTTATATGAACTCTGAGTCTGCAGCGAAAACAATCCAATCGTTAGGTTATGTTAAGTAA
- a CDS encoding HTH-type transcriptional regulator, AraC family, translating into MPPIELYQFNPETRRKSDRYPVERNGIYIIKSGQFHYRDKAGEDITLNTGEYLLYSSGDISKVKMVNTSGDFQAESLVIDVSIFQRFITYTNNDAHIPCSRETFVFSPDKHTSITNLLTLIKSELKNSVTNDTLEFLTLAILSEMVNEYPELIAFIHRISILTTSQRLIRFVEQNISSDLTIDTVAPQLGMSSSTLKRKLQSDKLSFAHLVKVKRVNYAATQLRITRKTITEIAYETGFKTAAHFSTTFKSIHGSTPKEFRESTRG; encoded by the coding sequence ATGCCCCCAATTGAACTGTACCAATTTAACCCCGAAACCCGTAGAAAATCCGATCGCTATCCTGTCGAACGAAATGGTATATATATTATCAAGTCGGGACAATTCCATTATAGAGATAAAGCGGGGGAAGACATTACTCTTAACACTGGTGAATATTTACTCTATAGCTCTGGAGATATTTCTAAAGTAAAAATGGTAAATACAAGCGGTGACTTTCAAGCTGAGTCACTTGTTATTGATGTCTCGATTTTTCAACGATTCATTACCTATACCAATAACGACGCTCATATTCCATGCTCTAGAGAGACCTTTGTCTTTTCACCAGATAAGCACACCTCAATTACTAATTTACTCACGTTAATAAAAAGTGAACTTAAAAACAGCGTAACTAATGATACCCTCGAATTTTTAACATTAGCTATTCTAAGTGAAATGGTAAATGAATATCCTGAATTGATTGCTTTTATACATAGAATATCAATATTAACAACCTCGCAGCGCCTCATTCGCTTTGTTGAACAAAACATTTCCTCTGATTTAACTATTGATACTGTTGCTCCACAATTAGGAATGTCTTCGTCAACACTTAAACGTAAATTACAATCCGATAAACTTTCTTTTGCACATCTAGTAAAAGTAAAACGTGTTAATTATGCGGCGACACAACTCCGTATTACGCGAAAAACCATCACTGAAATTGCTTATGAAACAGGCTTTAAAACTGCGGCTCACTTTAGTACTACGTTTAAATCAATTCATGGTAGTACCCCTAAAGAGTTTAGAGAATCAACACGAGGCTAA